The stretch of DNA GGTTTACAGAAACTGAAGGACGAATTAAAAGAACTAAAAACAGTTGAACGTCCGAAAATTTCCGCGCAGATTGCAGAAGCCCGCGACAAAGGAGATTTATCTGAAAATGCAGAATATGATGCAGCGAAAGAAGCACAAGGTCTTTTGGAAATGAAAATTGCCAAGATGGAAGAACTGGTTGCCAATTCGCGCTTAATCGATGAATCGCAAGTGGATACTTCCCGTGTGTTCATTTTATCGAAAGTGAAAATTAAAAATGTAGCTAACGGTGCTACTTTTGCCTATACACTTGTTGCGGAAAATGAAGCCAATCTGAAAGAAGGAAAAATTTCGGTGGATTCACCAATTGGAAAAGGATTAATGGGGCATGAAGTAGGTGATACCGCAGAGGTAAAAACACCTGCCGGTGTGATGAAATTCGAAATCCTGGAAATTTCGCGTTAATGGCCAGTATTTTTTCAAAGATTATTTCAGGAGAAATTCCATCGTATAAAATTGCAGAGAATGATAAGTTCGTTGCTTTTTTAGATGTGTTTCCATTGGTGAAAGGACATGTATTGGTTGTTCCCAAAAAAGAAACGGATTATATTTTTGATTTATCCGACGAAGAACTTTCTGAAATTTTAGGCTTTGCAAAAGGTGTTGCCCATAAAATGAAAAAGGCCATACCCTGCAAACGAATTGGAGTATCTGTAATTGGATTGGAAGTTCCGCATGCACATGTTCACCTGGTGCCTATGAATACGGCCGACGATCTGAATTTTACAAGGCCAAAACTTCAGCTCCCGAAGGAAGAATTAGAAGAAATTGCTGATAAGATTAGAAAAGCCTGAATTGTTTCAGGCTTTTTTTCTGTCGGGATTCTGCGAAATAAACGAAGCCCAGCCCGAATA from Flavobacteriales bacterium encodes:
- the greA gene encoding transcription elongation factor GreA; translated protein: MAQITYLTKEGLQKLKDELKELKTVERPKISAQIAEARDKGDLSENAEYDAAKEAQGLLEMKIAKMEELVANSRLIDESQVDTSRVFILSKVKIKNVANGATFAYTLVAENEANLKEGKISVDSPIGKGLMGHEVGDTAEVKTPAGVMKFEILEISR
- a CDS encoding HIT family protein, with product MASIFSKIISGEIPSYKIAENDKFVAFLDVFPLVKGHVLVVPKKETDYIFDLSDEELSEILGFAKGVAHKMKKAIPCKRIGVSVIGLEVPHAHVHLVPMNTADDLNFTRPKLQLPKEELEEIADKIRKA